In the genome of Argopecten irradians isolate NY unplaced genomic scaffold, Ai_NY scaffold_0179, whole genome shotgun sequence, one region contains:
- the LOC138311991 gene encoding LOW QUALITY PROTEIN: uncharacterized protein (The sequence of the model RefSeq protein was modified relative to this genomic sequence to represent the inferred CDS: deleted 2 bases in 1 codon) codes for MTYPSGPRTQLVKNEMHKQLCKAIFKSENVELSVTKLLAKTNPDEVVDAASKIIAEESKELCKRTSGSVLQLKDHNNLLHFSWDKLHEELETCAPNVLKIVRSTVSDIPVSPREKKFMNVLHAVASGLHGRSLEMSGLHYCIAFVLIHGGCTLRDIDRLAKIGLCVSSSSVRKKLVSWKDTLDEEVLKLRIEWENGGRNKYQLVGDNLDKNIVPSFRTSQQKTISLHLFNTIVVVDRVIPAERQSEDTDTKIEVEKFVPSVEEQSLLMDELIFIVASSVIQNLSQMKTIYGKIYPKHLAHQFSDRAGEKTKQYSLGLSDCNENKTAEVIKLLKEFQTKYVPFKNEDILEPVFFGGDQLTDERIQGGQQAMLNSDTRTGRLEGFISKIEDFHRLMNFLEAIARLTYSTESGSDQGTMYYFRNRLNARNVKSDVRNHYRAYKLLYYTVLDALCCVMFLNEFGSSNFEEPIPLPEDFNNSTPEFKIGWLNGICRSLLEKHFFNNGEDLMEKLREVLSDPDHPENYWISNMEDGRVKCHFCEKTYAYVGSLKVHEEVKHNAKVPPVKKPKLNKDNDEIESYCNLLFKLTLLHKNLDSAVDMADGYRSVRSAKYELPIYNLTNKTKYGIGSVHLIALTEGILPDDQRIRLIANRCINLQGGANNNMALDEYVELLNRDSKVTCSGFQTKDSILARSKEFPILMNFVKHYDSVCDVSQRKGFHHLPSYCEDVKKCFMDLIDLDALKHISGRKMKCRVFSSDKNIFDKCFQGLGTFIYRHKPLHAYHRLRNNRV; via the exons ATGACATATCCTAGTGGGCCAAGGACACAATTAGTAAAGAATGAAATGCATAAACAGCTTTGTAAAGCTATATTTAAATCAGAAAATGTTGAACTGTCAGTGACAAAGTTATTGGCGAAGACCAACCCAGATGAAGTGGTAGATGCAGCATCAAAGATTATAGCAGAAGAATCTAAAGAATTATGTAAAAGAACATCTGGATCTGTTCTACAGTTGAAAGACCATAACAATCTTCTGCACTTTTCATGGGACAAACTGCATGAGGAACTAGAAACTTGTGCaccaaatgttttgaaaattgtCAGGTCTACAGTAAGTGATATCCCAGTTTcacccagagaaaaaaaattcatgaatGTTCTTCATGCTGTAGCTTCAGGTCTTCATGGTCGCAGCTTAGAGATGTCAGGACTCCATTACTGCATAGCATTTGTGCTTATTCACGGTGGATGCACATTGAGG gaTATTGACAGACTTGCAAAAATTGGATTGTGTGTTTCATCCAGTTCTGTGCGCAAGAAACTTGTTTCGTGGAAAGATACATTGGATGAAGAGGTTCTGAAGCTTCGTATTGAATGGGAAAACGGTGGACGGAATAAATATCAGCTTGTAGGTGATAACTTGGATAAAAACATTGTACCATCTTTCAG AACATCTCAGCAGAAGACCATATCACTACACCTTTTCAATACAATAGTTGTAGTTGATAGGGTCATACCTGCTGAAAGACAATCTGAGGATACAGACACAAAGATTGAGGTTGAAAAGTTCGTTCCTTCAGTAGAAGAACAAAGTTTACTGATGGATGAGCTCATCTTTATTGTTGCGTCCTCTGTGATACAGAATTTATCACAGATGAAAACAATTTATGGGAAGATCTATCCGAAACATCTGGCCCACCAATTCAGTGACCGAGCAGGAGAAAAGACAAAGCAG TACTCTCTCGGGCTATCAGACtgcaatgaaaacaaaactgcGGAAGTTATCAAGCTGTTGAAGgaatttcaaaccaaatatgttCCGTTTAAGAATGAAGATATATTGGAACCAGTTTTCTTTGGAG GTGACCAATTAACTGATGAAAGAATACAAGGAGGCCAACAAGCTATGCTAAATAGTGATACCCGGACTGGTCGACTGGAAGGCTTCATATCTAAAATAGAGGATTTCCATAGACTGATGAACTTTTTggag GCTATTGCAAGACTGACTTACAGCACTGAGTCTGGGAGTGATCAAGGCACAATGTACTATTTTCGCAATAGATTGAATGCCAGAAATGTGAAAAGTGATGTCAGAAATCATTACAGAGCGTACAAACTTTTATACTACACAGTGCTTGATgctttgtgttgtgttatgttccTGAATGAATTTGGTAGTTCCAATTTCGAAGAACCTATTCCACTTCCAGAGGACTTCAATAACTCAACACCTGAATTTAAGATAGGCTGGCTGAACGGAATTTGCAGAAGCTTGTTG GAGaaacattttttcaataatgGTGAGGATTTGATGGAAAAACTTCGAGAAGTGCTCAGTGATCCTGACCATCCAGAAAACTATTGGATATCAAACATGGAGGATGGGAGAGTGAAATGTCATTTCTGTGAAAAGACATATGCTTATGTGGGATCATTAAAGGTGCACGAAGAAGTCAAACACAACGCAAAGGTTCCACCAGTGAAAAAGCCAAAACTAAACAAGGACAATGATGAAATTGAAAGTTACTGTAATCTGTTGTTTAAACTGACTTTGTTGCACAAAAATTTGGACTCGGCTGTGGACATGGCAGATGGATATCGTTCCGTTCGCTCCGCGAAATATGAACTTCCCATTTACAATCTtacaaacaaaaccaaatatGGTATTGGATCTGTCCATCTCATTGCCTTAACAGAAGGCATTTTACCTGATGACCAAAGAATTCGGCTTATAGCAAACCGATGCATAAATTTACAGGGAGGAGCCAACAACAATATGGCGTTAGATGAATATGTTGAACTTTTGAACCGTGATAGTAAAGTCACTTGTTCTGGATTCCAGACAAAAGACAGCATTTTAGCTCGGTCAAAGGAATTTCCAATACTAATGAACTTTGTGAAGCACTACGATTCGGTATGTGATGTTTCACAACGTAAAGGCTTCCATCACTTGCCATCTTATTGTGAGGATGTGAAGAAGTGTTTCATGGATCTTATAGATCTTGATGCATTGAAACACATCAGTGGTAGAAAGATGAAGTGCAGAGTGTTTTCTTCTGACAAGAACATTTTTGACAAATGTTTTCAAGGACTTGGAACCTTCATTTACAGGCACAAACCCCTCCATGCATATCATAGATTAAGGAATAACAGGGTTTAA